One Methylosarcina fibrata AML-C10 DNA segment encodes these proteins:
- a CDS encoding F0F1 ATP synthase subunit delta, with amino-acid sequence MSELATLARPYASAAFKRAKETGATEKWSQSLAFIEAILANRDVSRLVDNPNVSNERKSALMLDLCGDKVDPEVGNFLQLLVYNKRLGLVPYITRLYEELKAQDEGYIEADVYTAYALTKEAKAQFASSLEKKLGKKIHMKVTVDKSLIGGVLVRAGDKVIDGSVRGQLKQMQKTLQ; translated from the coding sequence ATGAGCGAACTGGCAACATTGGCGAGGCCATACGCATCCGCGGCGTTCAAAAGAGCCAAGGAGACCGGCGCCACGGAGAAATGGTCCCAATCCCTGGCGTTTATCGAAGCGATTCTGGCGAATCGGGACGTTTCCAGGCTGGTCGATAATCCGAACGTGAGCAATGAACGCAAGTCGGCCTTGATGCTCGATTTGTGCGGCGACAAAGTGGATCCGGAAGTCGGAAATTTCCTGCAACTGCTCGTTTATAACAAGCGGCTCGGCCTGGTTCCCTACATAACGCGGCTTTACGAAGAATTGAAGGCTCAGGACGAAGGCTACATCGAAGCCGACGTTTATACCGCATATGCCCTGACCAAGGAAGCAAAGGCTCAGTTCGCTTCGTCGCTGGAAAAAAAATTAGGCAAGAAAATCCATATGAAGGTCACCGTGGATAAGTCCCTGATCGGTGGCGTCCTGGTGCGGGCGGGAGACAAGGTTATCGACGGCTCCGTCAGAGGCCAGCTCAAACAAATGCAAAAGACTCTACAGTGA
- the nadA gene encoding quinolinate synthase NadA yields the protein MTLPIEDYALLDDKECDARIVAAKARLGSRCVILGHHYQRDEVFKHADFTGDSLKLSRDAARSEAEYIVFCGVHFMAEVADVLSRPDQISILPDLAAGCSMADMANLIKVRKCWKELAEVIDVENEVTPITYINSAADLKAFCGEHEGIVCTSSNAQKILEWSFAKRPKVLFFPDQHLGRNTGYRMGIPLERMVTWDFNKPLGGLTEEQIRNARMILWNGYCSVHQAFKPEQIDRFLERYPETRVISHPEACFEVCRKSDYVGSTEYILKTVRQAESNTRWLVATELNLVNRLHEECKSQGKNVHFMSPMLCMCSTMFRTDPQHLAWVMENLAAGQVVNRISVPPKEADLARRALENMLSVA from the coding sequence ATGACCTTACCTATTGAGGATTATGCCTTACTCGACGATAAAGAATGCGATGCTCGCATCGTGGCGGCAAAAGCCAGGCTGGGCAGCCGTTGCGTTATTCTGGGGCATCATTATCAGCGGGATGAAGTTTTCAAGCACGCCGATTTTACCGGCGATTCGTTAAAGCTGTCCCGGGACGCCGCCCGTTCGGAAGCCGAATACATCGTCTTCTGCGGCGTCCATTTCATGGCCGAAGTCGCCGATGTCCTGTCGAGGCCGGATCAAATCTCGATCTTGCCGGATCTGGCGGCCGGCTGTTCGATGGCGGACATGGCCAATCTGATCAAGGTGCGAAAGTGCTGGAAGGAACTGGCTGAAGTGATCGACGTCGAGAATGAAGTCACCCCGATCACTTACATCAATTCGGCGGCGGATCTGAAAGCGTTTTGCGGCGAGCACGAAGGCATCGTCTGCACTTCGTCGAATGCGCAGAAAATTCTGGAGTGGAGTTTTGCCAAGCGGCCCAAGGTTTTGTTTTTCCCCGATCAGCATCTGGGGCGCAATACCGGTTACCGGATGGGCATTCCCCTGGAACGGATGGTCACGTGGGATTTCAACAAGCCGCTGGGCGGATTGACCGAAGAACAAATTCGAAACGCCAGAATGATACTCTGGAACGGCTATTGTTCGGTGCACCAAGCCTTCAAGCCGGAACAGATCGACCGTTTTCTGGAGCGCTACCCGGAAACCCGGGTAATTTCCCATCCCGAAGCCTGTTTCGAGGTTTGCCGGAAATCCGATTACGTCGGTTCGACCGAATACATCTTGAAAACGGTCCGGCAGGCCGAGTCCAATACCCGCTGGCTGGTCGCTACGGAACTGAATCTGGTCAATCGTCTGCATGAAGAGTGCAAATCCCAGGGGAAAAACGTGCATTTCATGTCGCCGATGCTGTGCATGTGCTCGACCATGTTCCGGACCGATCCGCAGCATCTGGCCTGGGTCATGGAAAACCTGGCGGCAGGCCAGGTCGTCAACCGGATTTCGGTGCCGCCGAAAGAGGCTGATCTGGCCAGGCGCGCGCTGGAAAACATGCTGTCCGTAGCGTGA
- a CDS encoding ATP synthase subunit I, translating into MADKKLSTVGKVLIFQILIIAAMALGFAVTRGWVSSYSAALGGFAAFIPNLYFAIKMQRASGLEARKIVRSFYVGESGKLLLTAALFALIFQIPNIEILPLLAGYLAALSVFWFALLMR; encoded by the coding sequence GTGGCGGATAAAAAGCTATCGACTGTCGGTAAAGTTCTGATTTTTCAGATTTTGATTATTGCAGCGATGGCTTTGGGGTTTGCCGTAACGAGGGGATGGGTTTCGAGTTATTCCGCAGCGCTGGGCGGGTTCGCGGCATTCATTCCGAATCTGTATTTTGCAATCAAAATGCAAAGAGCCTCCGGGCTGGAAGCACGAAAGATTGTCAGGTCGTTTTATGTCGGGGAATCCGGCAAGCTACTGTTGACAGCCGCTTTGTTCGCGCTGATTTTTCAAATTCCAAACATAGAAATTTTACCGCTGCTGGCAGGTTATCTGGCAGCCTTGTCGGTTTTTTGGTTTGCGCTCTTGATGCGCTGA
- the atpE gene encoding F0F1 ATP synthase subunit C — protein sequence MEIARLIADVQGLTAIAVGLVLGMGALGTAIGFGLLGGKFLEGAARQPEMVPMLQVKMFVVAGLLDAVTMIGVGLALFFTFANPFLSAVQAAAAG from the coding sequence ATGGAAATTGCAAGATTAATTGCCGATGTACAAGGTTTGACTGCCATCGCGGTAGGTCTGGTTCTTGGTATGGGCGCTTTGGGAACGGCGATCGGCTTCGGCTTGCTGGGCGGAAAATTTCTGGAAGGCGCGGCGCGTCAACCTGAAATGGTTCCGATGCTGCAAGTTAAAATGTTCGTTGTCGCAGGTCTTCTGGACGCGGTCACCATGATCGGCGTCGGTCTGGCGTTGTTCTTTACTTTTGCCAATCCGTTCCTGTCCGCCGTACAGGCCGCTGCTGCCGGTTAA
- a CDS encoding DUF7948 domain-containing protein, which produces MYNPSIFSFLSGPLSVPARQCKRPALKTGVFAWIAPLALASGTAVAATQLETTRQEHLADSFFHRPLSFEANLGQTDPSVQFLSRGQGYSLFLTPTEAVLSLRKTDSALRFKPSKLPSSNPVRPAKTSTVGVLRMQLEGTQAKAQAEGLDQLPGKTHYLRGKDPKAWRTGIPSYARVKYHGIYPGIDLVYYGKQRQLEYDFIVAPGADPKAIRFHVEGAEQLRLGSNGQLIVKTEGGEVIQHQPVIYQEIDGVHKSIAGGYLLHPDKKGKTADVGFQVARYDTSRPLIIDPVLSYSTFLGGSDYDIADDVAVDGSGNAYVAGTTASVDFPLVNGSQPLSVGGSADAFVTKFNAKGNRVLYSTYFGGSDSDVGESIGVDYQGNAIISGYTYSADFPKRNPLQADCHIVNDYEGDAFVAKLNAEGTAFVYATCLGGSSAEFNSNIAVDRLGNAYVTALTRSTDFPTLHPLQASLLAEQDAFVAKIGPTGSLIYSTYFGGNQTFGEASEDIAVDKFGNAYIVGWTTASDFPTVHPLQPAKAGGTYDSDAFVAKLNASGSALIYSTYLGGQQIEICSDPFCATAGIAVDGSGNAYVTGTTNSSDFPTVRPLQNTLKGYSNAFVAKLNAAGSALVYSTYLGGDNYNYGNAISVNSNGNAYIVGSTDSQHFPVFRALQPNCAVQSDYDVTLTKLNAAGTRFIYSTCLGGRDDDYSQGIAVNRYGSAYVAGGTDSADFPTFKALQPALRGSSDAFVTKVKGN; this is translated from the coding sequence ATGTACAACCCATCCATTTTTTCATTTCTGTCGGGACCGCTTTCAGTTCCGGCAAGACAGTGCAAACGGCCCGCTTTAAAAACCGGGGTTTTCGCCTGGATCGCTCCTCTTGCCCTGGCATCCGGTACGGCGGTCGCAGCAACACAACTGGAGACAACAAGACAAGAGCACCTTGCCGATTCATTTTTTCACCGGCCGTTGAGCTTCGAAGCCAATCTCGGGCAGACCGATCCGTCCGTGCAGTTTCTGTCACGAGGTCAGGGCTACAGCCTGTTTCTGACGCCCACCGAAGCGGTGCTGAGCTTGCGCAAGACGGATTCGGCACTTCGATTCAAACCCAGCAAATTGCCTTCGTCCAATCCTGTCAGACCGGCCAAAACTTCAACCGTCGGCGTGCTCAGGATGCAACTGGAGGGAACCCAAGCCAAAGCCCAAGCCGAAGGTCTCGATCAACTGCCGGGCAAGACTCACTATCTGCGCGGTAAGGACCCCAAAGCCTGGCGCACCGGCATTCCGAGCTACGCCAGGGTCAAATACCACGGCATTTATCCCGGCATCGATCTGGTCTACTACGGCAAGCAGCGGCAGCTCGAATACGATTTCATCGTGGCTCCCGGCGCCGATCCGAAAGCGATCCGGTTTCACGTCGAAGGCGCCGAACAACTCCGCCTGGGCAGCAACGGGCAATTGATCGTCAAGACCGAGGGCGGCGAAGTCATCCAGCACCAGCCGGTGATCTATCAGGAGATCGACGGCGTGCACAAATCCATTGCCGGAGGATACCTGCTGCATCCGGATAAAAAAGGAAAAACGGCGGACGTCGGCTTTCAGGTGGCTCGCTACGACACCTCCAGACCGTTAATTATCGACCCGGTGCTGTCCTATTCCACTTTTCTTGGAGGGAGTGATTATGATATTGCAGATGACGTTGCCGTGGATGGCTCGGGCAATGCTTATGTAGCAGGAACCACCGCCTCGGTCGACTTCCCCCTCGTGAACGGATCTCAACCGCTTTCCGTCGGCGGTTCGGCGGATGCTTTCGTAACCAAATTCAATGCCAAAGGCAACAGAGTCCTCTACTCTACTTATTTTGGCGGGAGCGATTCCGACGTCGGAGAAAGTATCGGAGTCGATTACCAGGGCAATGCAATTATTTCAGGCTATACCTATTCGGCAGACTTTCCCAAGCGTAACCCATTGCAGGCAGACTGCCACATCGTCAACGACTACGAAGGGGATGCCTTCGTAGCCAAGCTGAATGCCGAGGGCACGGCCTTTGTCTATGCGACCTGCCTCGGCGGCAGCAGTGCGGAGTTCAATTCGAACATCGCGGTCGATCGATTGGGCAATGCTTATGTCACGGCGCTAACTCGTTCTACCGATTTTCCCACGCTTCATCCGTTGCAGGCATCGCTGTTGGCAGAACAGGATGCGTTCGTGGCAAAGATCGGCCCTACAGGCTCGCTGATTTATTCCACCTACTTCGGAGGCAACCAGACATTCGGCGAGGCGAGCGAAGACATCGCAGTGGACAAGTTCGGCAATGCCTATATCGTGGGCTGGACCACGGCATCCGACTTTCCTACGGTGCATCCCTTGCAACCCGCCAAGGCCGGAGGTACGTACGATTCCGACGCGTTTGTCGCAAAGCTGAACGCATCGGGCTCCGCCTTGATTTATTCGACTTATCTCGGCGGCCAGCAAATCGAAATTTGCAGCGATCCTTTTTGCGCAACGGCCGGCATCGCGGTCGATGGTTCCGGCAATGCGTACGTCACGGGCACCACGAACTCGAGCGATTTTCCGACAGTAAGGCCATTGCAGAATACGCTCAAAGGCTATTCCAATGCTTTCGTGGCCAAACTGAATGCCGCCGGCTCCGCGCTGGTGTATTCCACGTATCTGGGAGGGGATAATTATAATTACGGCAATGCCATTTCCGTAAACAGCAACGGCAATGCCTATATCGTAGGTTCCACCGATTCACAGCACTTTCCCGTGTTCCGTGCATTGCAGCCGAACTGCGCCGTCCAATCGGATTACGACGTCACGCTGACCAAGCTCAATGCGGCCGGGACAAGATTCATTTATTCCACCTGTCTCGGGGGCCGCGATGACGACTACAGTCAGGGCATCGCGGTGAACCGCTATGGCAGCGCCTATGTTGCGGGCGGCACCGATTCGGCCGATTTTCCCACCTTCAAAGCTCTGCAGCCGGCTTTAAGAGGCAGCAGCGACGCCTTCGTGACCAAGGTCAAGGGCAACTAG
- a CDS encoding F0F1 ATP synthase subunit B: protein MSINATLIGQMITFALLVWFTMKYIWPPLFNSLEERKNKIAAGLAAAEKSQEDLRLAEKKALSVIKEAKDKYSEIVNEAQKRANEIVEESKDTAQKEGDRLKLAAKVQIEQEIQQTKESLRIEVANLAVKAAEQILSAEIDKTRHQDILDKVSNKL, encoded by the coding sequence GTGAGTATCAATGCTACCCTGATTGGGCAAATGATTACATTTGCACTTCTGGTCTGGTTTACCATGAAGTACATTTGGCCGCCTTTATTTAATTCTTTGGAAGAAAGAAAAAATAAAATTGCCGCCGGTCTGGCAGCGGCCGAAAAGAGTCAGGAAGACTTGAGACTGGCTGAAAAAAAGGCCTTGAGCGTCATTAAGGAAGCGAAGGATAAATATTCTGAGATTGTCAACGAGGCGCAAAAACGCGCCAATGAAATCGTTGAAGAATCCAAGGACACCGCACAAAAAGAAGGCGATCGTCTCAAACTTGCAGCTAAAGTGCAAATCGAGCAGGAAATTCAGCAAACGAAAGAAAGCTTGCGTATAGAAGTCGCGAACCTGGCGGTCAAAGCTGCGGAACAGATTCTGAGCGCGGAAATCGACAAAACCAGGCATCAGGACATTCTTGATAAAGTTTCCAACAAACTATAG
- the atpB gene encoding F0F1 ATP synthase subunit A, translating into MATEAHAAEGATGYIIHHLTPLSAGEGFWTLHLDTLFFSVVLGVLFVWFFKTAAEKATSGVPGLAQNFVEMMIEFVDTQVKDTFHGRSALIAPLALTIFCWVFLFNFMDLFPVDLLPFIGSMMGLPYLRVVPSTDLNATFAMSISVFCLIIFYSIKVKGPWGFAKEMLFQPFGPWLFPFNLLLKVVEEIAKPISLGLRLFGNLYAGELIFILIALLPCYIQPLLSFPWAVFHILIITLQAFIFMVLTIVYLSMAHEDH; encoded by the coding sequence ATGGCAACCGAAGCTCATGCCGCTGAAGGGGCAACTGGTTATATTATTCATCATTTAACACCCCTTAGCGCAGGGGAGGGTTTCTGGACCCTGCATCTGGACACCTTGTTTTTTTCGGTTGTTTTGGGCGTTTTGTTCGTCTGGTTTTTCAAGACGGCGGCGGAAAAGGCCACTTCCGGAGTGCCGGGCCTGGCGCAGAATTTCGTCGAAATGATGATCGAGTTCGTCGATACCCAGGTCAAGGACACGTTCCACGGCCGAAGTGCACTGATCGCGCCGCTGGCGTTGACGATTTTCTGCTGGGTGTTTTTATTCAATTTCATGGATTTGTTCCCGGTCGACCTCCTGCCGTTTATCGGTTCGATGATGGGGTTGCCGTATCTTCGGGTCGTGCCCAGTACCGATTTGAACGCGACCTTCGCGATGTCGATCTCGGTGTTCTGCCTGATCATTTTTTACAGCATCAAGGTCAAGGGCCCCTGGGGGTTTGCCAAGGAAATGCTGTTTCAACCGTTCGGTCCCTGGCTGTTCCCGTTCAACCTGCTGCTGAAAGTCGTCGAGGAAATCGCCAAGCCGATTTCCCTCGGGCTGCGGTTATTCGGCAATCTGTATGCCGGCGAATTGATTTTCATCCTGATCGCCCTGTTGCCTTGTTACATCCAGCCGTTGCTGAGTTTTCCCTGGGCGGTCTTTCATATTCTGATCATTACCTTGCAGGCCTTCATCTTCATGGTATTGACGATCGTCTACCTGAGTATGGCGCACGAAGATCATTGA